One window of the Microplitis demolitor isolate Queensland-Clemson2020A chromosome 10, iyMicDemo2.1a, whole genome shotgun sequence genome contains the following:
- the LOC106693249 gene encoding uncharacterized protein LOC106693249, which yields MVVCHMFEEIRYELNGVGIDRNKNVGITSLMKGYTSLSPAQQNTLENSGWIMDEAVNKLHNDNSYFDVSIPLSLLLGFAEDYHKVVSNAKHELILIRSNADLNAYIVATPAAGAHAEAVKITLRKIEWIVLYKTMADKQKIEALNYITSDPAISISFRAWELYEYPLLPNTSKQIWAVKTSTQLEKPRFVILGFQTARKNDTTKNASVFDHCNIRDIKLFLNSQSYPYGNLNLNIANNEYALL from the coding sequence ATGGTAGTATGTCATATGTTTGAAGAAATACGCTACGAACTCAATGGTGTTGGGATTGATCGTAACAAAAATGTTGGTATCACAAGTCTCATGAAAGGATACACGTCACTGAGTCCAGCTCAACAAAATACACTCGAGAACTCAGGCTGGATTATGGATGAAGCTGTAAACAAATTACACAATGACAATAGCTACTTTGATGTATCTATACCACTGAGTCTTTTGCTTGGATTTGCTGAAGATTACCATAAAGTTGTCAGCAATGCAAAGcatgaattgattttaataagatCAAATGCTGATTTGAATGCCTACATTGTGGCCACACCTGCTGCTGGAGCTCATGCTGAAGCTGTTAAAATTACGCTGCGAAAAATCGAGTGGATTGTACTGTATAAGACTATggctgataaacaaaaaattgaagctttgaATTATATCACAAGTGATCCAgctatctcaatcagtttccgGGCTTGGGAGCTGTACGAGTATCCACTATTACCTAATACTTCGAAGCAGATTTGGGCTGTCAAAACATCTACGCAACTTGAGAAACCACGTTTTGTAATCCTTGGATTTCAAAcggcaagaaaaaatgatacaaCTAAAAATGCCAGCGTGTTTGATCACTGCAACATTAgggatataaaattatttttaaactctcagAGTTATCCTTATGGGAATTTAAACCTCAACATTGCAAACAATGAATATGCCTTGTTGTAa